The DNA region GGCGTAAATTTCAAGGTAAATGAAATGACCGGCAGGACTGCTACGCAAACAAAGCCGGCAATAGCCGCAGATCACGAGGGAAATTTTGTCATTTGCTGGCAAGACAGTCGCAGCGGAGATACAGATATTTACGCTCAGCGATATAATTCAATGGGACAATCTCAAGGAAATAACTTCAAAGTGAATCATGACTCCGGAGATCACAGCCAGTCAAATCCTTCTGTGGCAATGGACAGTACCGGAAATTTTATCATTTGCTGGGCAGATGATCGCAATGGAGACGGAGACATCTTTGCCCAGATGTATGATAGCAGCGGTGCGATGATCGGCAGCAGTTTTCAAGTAAATGACGATGCACAAGGGAACGTACAATCGCATCCCAACATTGGAGTGGATCACAATGGCAATTTTGTTATCTGCTGGGGGGACGGGAGAAATAGCGGAGACTTTAGCGACATTTACGCGCAGAGATTTGATAACACTGGCGCGAAAGAGGGAATAAATTTCAAAGTTAACGATGATTCAGGTCAATTTGGTCAGTATAGTCCAAAAGTCGCTTTGGATGACGAAGGAAATTTTGTCATGTGCTGGGAAGATGAACGTAATGGAATCGATAGCGACATTTACGCCCAACGTTTCAATAAATCAGGGACTAATTTAGGGACAAATTTTCTCGTAAGTAGTGTGGCAGATTCACCGCAACTTTCTCCTGACATTAGTATAGATGATAGCGGTCGATTTGTTATTTGCTGGCAGGATTATTCAAGCGACTTGGATTATGGAGAGATTTGGGCAAAGAGGTATGACAGCCAGCGTGTTGTTTTAAATAATTATATTGTAAATAATGGGCCAAATCCACGGGAACATAACAATCCTACGGTGGGACTAAATGGCACAGGGAAATTCGTCATCTGCTGGGAAGATGGAAAAGACAATTTGTATGGCGATATTTTTGGCCAGCGTTTTAATGAGAATGGCGCCAGACAAGATGACAATTTCAAAGTTAATGATGTTTCTGTAAGTGTCAGTCAATATCAGCCTGCGGTTGCCGCCGCTGATAATGGCAATTTTATTGTCTGCTGGGTAGATGGCCGGAATGACGGAACAGACATTTACGCGCAGCGACTTGACGGAAACGGCGCGTTTTTAGGAAATAATTTTCTCGTGTCCGATGATAATCAGGGAAAAGACCAATGGAATCCAGAGATCGGATTGAATTCATCCGGCGGGTTTGTTGTTTGTTGGACAGATGAGCGCAACTATAATCAAAACATTTATGCCCAGCGATACGATAATAACGGCAATGCACTGGGGGCAAATTTCAAAGTCAATGATACAGATGATCCGGCAAGCAAACCGGACATTGCTGTTTCCGAAGACGGAAGTTTTATCATCTGCTGGATGGATGCGAGATATTCCAGCGAGTACGATATTTATGCGCAACGTTTTGATAGCAACGGCAATCCTGTTGGGGCAAATTTTAAAGTAAACGATGATAATGAACAGTACATCTGGCACATGTCCCCTGCAATAACTGTTGACGGCTCTGATCGGTTTGTGATCTGTTGGGAAGACGAAAGAAATGGGCCCACAGATATTTATTGCCAGAGATTCGCTGCAGATGGTTCTCCGTTGGGCAGCAATTTTAAAATCAACGATGCCGGAGAAGGGTCTCAGCGATGGCAAGCTGATGTCGCAGCGGACAGCGCCGGAAATTTCATCGTTTGCTGGAATGATGACAGAGCACCAGCCGGCAGTGATGTCTATGCCCAACTTTACGATCAAAATGGCGCACCCCAAGGAGCAAATTTTCGAGTCAATGAAAATACCGGGGCTGATACTCAATGGTACCCTGCGGTAGCCGTGACCAAAACGAGCAATTTCGTGGTTGTCTGGAGCGATACCAGAAACGGCGATGACGATATTTACGCGCAACAATTCACAATCTCGGGTCGCCGATTAGGCTCAAATTACCGTGTAAATAATGATGCAAGTTCTACGGAACAGAGGGAACCTGATGTCGCTTGCGGTGATAGCACAATTTATTTCACTTGGCAGGACGGAAGGGACGCTGGACATGGCTGGGACATTTACGCCAGAATTGAAAATTTTCTGACTCCGAAAACCGTGCTCTCCTTGCCAGACACGACCGGCGCTGTCGGCGAAACCATCGGCATTCCCATTACGGTCAGCACAGATTCTGCTGTCGGGTTTGCTCAGTTCGTCATTGAGTTTGATTCGACGCTCATGACATTTTCCGGCTCCCAACTGGGGGCGAACGCTCTTGGATTCCAAATTTCTGCCACCAATACCAACCTGCCGTTTCAACCGACTCATTCCGACGCCAATAAAAATGTGCTTTTACAAATTTCGGGAGGCGGCACTTCATCATTTAGCGGCGAGAATCAGCAAATATTAATTCTGACCTTTGACGTTGTCGGCTCCCCGGGAGATAGCGCTGGCATTTATTTTGACGGCGGTACAAACCGAACATTTTTGACGACGACGAATCTGTACGACATCAAAGATGGGGACATCGATTTTAATGAGGGAACATTTAAAATTCCGGAAACGATCACAATTTCCGGATACGTTTTTTATGACGGCACTGACAAAATCGTACCAAATACAGAAATCGATCTCGACGGAATGAGCAGCGCCACGACCAATAACGGTGGACTCTATTCTTTCTCCGAAGTGGCGCCCGGACCTCACACACTGACTCCCGCCAAGGCCAATGACGCGAACGACGCGATTTCTGGTGCGGACGCGTTAGCGGTACTGCAGTCGCTGGCTTTTTTGATCACTTTGTCGGATGAGCAGAAAATCGCTGCCGACGTCACCCTGGACTCCCACGTCACCGGCGCCGATGCCATGGCGATTCTACGGTATCTGGCCTTCTTCACATCCAATATCGCGCATACCGGGCAATGGTACTTTTCCCCAGAAGATACAACTTTTACGGCGAATACAAATACAAGCATCGATTTCAAAGCTTATTTAAAGGGCGACGTCAATTTGAGTTGGTCAAATTCAGCATTACTGTCCAAAAACGGAAGGAATGAAAGTATTTTCGATCTAAAATTCGGCGCTCCGGTTCAGCCGGAAACAGCAGAAATTTCCATCCCATTAATCCTAAATACTTCTGATGAAAAAATGAATACGCTTCTGTTTTCGATGACTTACCCAGCTTCGGCATTGAAATTCAAGCGAGTTGAATTAGCGCAAAATTTGCGCGGATTTCAGAATGTGACCAACAGTGAGAAAGAAGGAGAATTGCATCTGGCGATAGCAGGAGCAAAAGGTGTTCGCTGCAATGGCGAGATGGCGCATTTTATTTTCAAAAAAACAACTGCACAAAAAAGCACCATCGAATTGCGCTTCACCAGAGCGATTGCCAACGACCTTGAGATGAAAGATTTGCCAATTCTCACTTTAGATCAGAATCTTGCTAATGTGCCGGAACAGTTCAAACTATTCCAGAATTATCCTAATCCTTTTAATTCCGAAACGGTGATTGAATATCAACTTCCTCGCGATGTTCATGTCAAATTAGCCATCTATAATTCACTTGGACAACGAATCAGGACTTTAGTGGATGAAAATCAGAAATCAGGTATTTACAGCATTCGCTGGAACGGGAAGAGTGACGACGACAAAGTGATTGTGTCAGGAATTTATCTGGTCAGGATTGAAACCGAGGGGTTTTCTGCTAATAAGAAGTTGATTTTATTGAAGTGATTTTATTAAATCATGGCATCTGCAGTGCTGTTAAAAAGATGTAAACGAAATTTACAAAAAATAAGGAGGATTTCGCTATGAAAAGATTAATTAAACAACGGTTGTATGTTTCACTGATTT from Calditrichota bacterium includes:
- a CDS encoding T9SS type A sorting domain-containing protein, with translation MPRFIMLMADGSLFGVNFKVNEMTGRTATQTKPAIAADHEGNFVICWQDSRSGDTDIYAQRYNSMGQSQGNNFKVNHDSGDHSQSNPSVAMDSTGNFIICWADDRNGDGDIFAQMYDSSGAMIGSSFQVNDDAQGNVQSHPNIGVDHNGNFVICWGDGRNSGDFSDIYAQRFDNTGAKEGINFKVNDDSGQFGQYSPKVALDDEGNFVMCWEDERNGIDSDIYAQRFNKSGTNLGTNFLVSSVADSPQLSPDISIDDSGRFVICWQDYSSDLDYGEIWAKRYDSQRVVLNNYIVNNGPNPREHNNPTVGLNGTGKFVICWEDGKDNLYGDIFGQRFNENGARQDDNFKVNDVSVSVSQYQPAVAAADNGNFIVCWVDGRNDGTDIYAQRLDGNGAFLGNNFLVSDDNQGKDQWNPEIGLNSSGGFVVCWTDERNYNQNIYAQRYDNNGNALGANFKVNDTDDPASKPDIAVSEDGSFIICWMDARYSSEYDIYAQRFDSNGNPVGANFKVNDDNEQYIWHMSPAITVDGSDRFVICWEDERNGPTDIYCQRFAADGSPLGSNFKINDAGEGSQRWQADVAADSAGNFIVCWNDDRAPAGSDVYAQLYDQNGAPQGANFRVNENTGADTQWYPAVAVTKTSNFVVVWSDTRNGDDDIYAQQFTISGRRLGSNYRVNNDASSTEQREPDVACGDSTIYFTWQDGRDAGHGWDIYARIENFLTPKTVLSLPDTTGAVGETIGIPITVSTDSAVGFAQFVIEFDSTLMTFSGSQLGANALGFQISATNTNLPFQPTHSDANKNVLLQISGGGTSSFSGENQQILILTFDVVGSPGDSAGIYFDGGTNRTFLTTTNLYDIKDGDIDFNEGTFKIPETITISGYVFYDGTDKIVPNTEIDLDGMSSATTNNGGLYSFSEVAPGPHTLTPAKANDANDAISGADALAVLQSLAFLITLSDEQKIAADVTLDSHVTGADAMAILRYLAFFTSNIAHTGQWYFSPEDTTFTANTNTSIDFKAYLKGDVNLSWSNSALLSKNGRNESIFDLKFGAPVQPETAEISIPLILNTSDEKMNTLLFSMTYPASALKFKRVELAQNLRGFQNVTNSEKEGELHLAIAGAKGVRCNGEMAHFIFKKTTAQKSTIELRFTRAIANDLEMKDLPILTLDQNLANVPEQFKLFQNYPNPFNSETVIEYQLPRDVHVKLAIYNSLGQRIRTLVDENQKSGIYSIRWNGKSDDDKVIVSGIYLVRIETEGFSANKKLILLK